A genomic region of Miscanthus floridulus cultivar M001 chromosome 3, ASM1932011v1, whole genome shotgun sequence contains the following coding sequences:
- the LOC136544834 gene encoding uncharacterized protein, giving the protein MALPSAIAKEGVNKVSSYISTKVEDKASRADTIARLEIALARLDIALEKTGRTPITYVSLLRSRKVLKRVYMEGIELLNKHKKPHDENDDHVVVRSSSYLQWIADRAANFSISSLVGLGKEKLSSSVAQKFERYADWAEKFVAEVESGCPLRLDTFRYPFLKHLLEGKSLRCQIVKNPSHSLSLDLQPVIVEGRGVEVILRYEYNDLRKLEERFFINLSLRISEDTDIIGMSINCIQRLTSQFKLVAESAIGELTLLPNLQDTFHSYVRPPSSIKEKYGRVVEIFRPDPICCNGNSCGTLANKSSIEIPEPVTRIDFSCYISAPKNSLRNAPLVLDGTFLPHFPWFPNEKIYIEYGGKQENRSGGSVQQLEEIARSDALDYLVHQPEPTDYALWWLSTHGAALVTLKALPPSRRVSKRKR; this is encoded by the coding sequence ATGGCACTACCTTCAGCCATCGCTAAGGAGGGTGTGAACAAAGTGTCCTCGTACATCTCAACCAAGGTCGAAGACAAGGCGTCCAGAGCAGACACAATCGCAAGGCTCGAGATTGCACTCGCTCGCTTGGACATTGCCCTTGAGAAGACAGGGAGGACACCAATCACATACGTCTCATTGCTACGTAGCAGGAAGGTTCTCAAGAGAGTCTATATGGAGGGGATAGAACTGCTCAACAAGCACAAGAAGCCGCATGATGAGAACGATGACCATGTGGTGGTAAGGAGTTCCTCGTACCTTCAATGGATCGCCGATAGGGCTgcaaacttctccatctcttcTCTTGTTGGCTTGGGCAAGGAGAAGTTGAGTTCCTCCGTTGCCCAAAAATTTGAGAGGTATGCAGACTGGGCTGAAAAGTTTGTAGCAGAGGTGGAGTCCGGCTGCCCACTCCGGCTTGACACCTTCCGCTATCCATTTCTTAAGCATCTTCTTGAAGGGAAAAGTCTCAGGTGTCAAATCGTAAAGAATCCAAGCCATTCCCTCAGTTTAGACCTACAACCCGTGATTGTTGAAGGGCGTGGCGTAGAGGTCATACTACGTTATGAATATAACGATCTCAGGAAGCTCGAGGAACGCTTCTTTATAAATCTGAGCCTACGAATCTCCGAAGACACCGATATCATAGGGATGAGTATTAACTGCATCCAGCGGTTGACATCTCAGTTCAAGCTTGTGGCTGAATCTGCAATAGGAGAACTCACGCTGCTGCCTAATTTGCAGGACACTTTCCATTCCTATGTTCGTCCACCCAGTTCCATCAAAGAAAAATATGGACGTGTTGTAGAAATATTCCGCCCCGATCCAATATGTTGCAATGGAAATAGCTGCGGAACTCTAGCTAACAAGTCATCAATAGAAATTCCGGAGCCAGTTACTAGGATCGATTTTAGTTGCTACATTTCAGCGCCCAAAAACAGCTTGCGTAACGCACCTCTGGTTCTGGACGGGACTTTTCTGCCTCATTTTCCTTGGTTCCCCAACGAGAAGATTTATATTGAGTATGGAGGCAAACAGGAAAATAGAAGCGGTGGTAGTGTGCAACAACTGGAGGAGATAGCAAGATCAGATGCGCTCGATTATTTGGTCCATCAACCAGAACCCACGGATTATGCTCTGTGGTGGTTATCCACGCATGGTGCTGCACTCGTTACTCTGAAGGCCCTGCCACCCAGCCGGAGGGTTTCTAAGAGAAAGCGGTAG
- the LOC136544835 gene encoding uncharacterized protein, translated as MALPSAIAKEGVNKVFSYISTKVEDKASRADTITRLEIALARLDIALEKTGRIPITYVSLLRSRKDIKGVYMEGTELLNKHKKPQDENDGHVVVRSSSYFQWIADRAANFSISSLVGLGTEKKLSSSVAQKFERYADWAEKFVAEVESGCPLRHDTFRYPFLKHLLEGKSLRCQIVKNPSHSLSLDLHPVIVEGRGVEVQLRYEYNDLRKLEEPFFIDMDLRIYEDTDIIGTSIKCIQRLTSPFKLVAESAIIGELTLLPNLQDNFHSYVLPSSIKEICAFYTEFLRPDPICCNGNSCGTLANKSSIEIPEPVIRICFSCYISAPKNNLRNAPLVLNGIFQPHACWYSNDEIHIKYGGKKERKNGGVQQLEEIARSHALDYLVHEPEPTDYALWWLSMHGAAFVTLKAMPRPSRRVSKRKR; from the coding sequence ATGGCACTACCTTCAGCCATCGCTAAGGAGGGTGTGAACAAAGTGTTCTCGTACATCTCAACCAAGGTCGAAGACAAGGCGTCCAGAGCAGACACAATCACAAGGCTCGAGATTGCACTCGCTCGCTTGGACATTGCCCTTGAGAAGACAGGGAGGATACCAATCACATACGTCTCCTTGCTACGTAGCAGGAAGGATATCAAGGGAGTCTATATGGAGGGGACAGAACTGCTCAACAAGCACAAGAAGCCGCAGGACGAGAACGATGGCCATGTGGTGGTAAGGAGTTCCTCGTACTTTCAATGGATCGCCGATAGGGCTgcaaacttctccatctcttcTCTTGTTGGCTTGGGCACGGAGAAAAAGTTGAGTTCCTCCGTTGCCCAAAAATTTGAGAGGTATGCAGACTGGGCTGAAAAGTTTGTAGCAGAGGTGGAGTCCGGCTGCCCACTCCGGCATGACACCTTCCGCTATCCATTTCTTAAGCATCTTCTTGAAGGGAAAAGTCTCAGGTGTCAAATCGTAAAGAATCCAAGCCATTCCCTCAGTTTAGACCTGCATCCCGTGATTGTAGAAGGGCGTGGGGTAGAGGTCCAACTACGTTATGAATATAACGATCTCAGGAAGCTCGAGGAACCCTTCTTTATAGACATGGACCTACGAATCTATGAAGACACCGATATAATAGGGACCAGTATTAAGTGCATCCAACGGTTGACATCTCCGTTCAAGCTTGTGGCTGAATCTGCAATAATAGGAGAACTCACGCTGCTGCCTAATTTGCAGGACAATTTCCATTCCTATGTTCTTCCCAGTTCCATCAAAGAAATATGTGCCTTTTATACAGAATTCTTGCGCCCGGATCCAATATGTTGCAATGGAAATAGCTGCGGAACTCTAGCTAACAAGTCATCAATAGAAATTCCGGAGCCAGTTATTAGGATCTGTTTTAGTTGCTACATTTCAGCGCCCAAAAACAACTTGCGTAACGCACCTCTGGTTCTGAACGGGATTTTTCAGCCTCATGCGTGTTGGTACTCCAACGATGAGATTCATATTAAGTATGGGggcaaaaaggaaagaaaaaacggTGGTGTGCAACAACTGGAGGAGATAGCAAGATCACATGCGCTCGATTATTTGGTCCATGAACCAGAACCCACAGATTATGCTCTGTGGTGGTTATCCATGCATGGTGCTGCATTCGTTACTCTGAAGGCCATGCCAAGACCCAGCCGGAGGGTTTCTAAGAGAAAGCGGTAG